From a region of the Alnus glutinosa chromosome 1, dhAlnGlut1.1, whole genome shotgun sequence genome:
- the LOC133881102 gene encoding major pollen allergen Aln g 1-like: protein MGVFNYEAETPSVIPAARLFKALILDGDNLIPKVAPQAVSSVENIEGNGGPGTIKKITFPEGSPFKYVKERVDEVDHVNFKYSYSVIEGGVVGDKLEKICNEIKIVAAPDGGSILKISNKYHTKGDHEMNAEQIKIGKEKAEGLFRAVESYLLAHSDAYN, encoded by the exons ATGGGAGTTTTCAATTACGAGGCTGAGACCCCCTCCGTTATCCCAGCGGCTAGGCTGTTCAAGGCCTTAATCCTTGATGGCGATAACCTCATTCCAAAGGTTGCACCTCAAGCTGTTAGCAGTGTTGAGAACATTGAAGGAAATGGAGGGCCTGGAACCATCAAGAAGATCACCTTTCCCGaag GCAGCCCTTTCAAGTACGTAAAGGAGAGAGTTGATGAGGTTGATCACGTAAACTTCAAATACAGCTACAGCGTGATCGAGGGTGGTGTCGTGGGCGACAAACTGGAGAAAATTTGTAACGAGATCAAGATAGTGGCAGCTCCTGATGGAGGATCCATCTTGAAGATCAGCAACAAGTACCACACCAAAGGCGACCATGAGATGAATGCAGAGCAGATTAAGattggaaaagaaaaggccGAGGGACTTTTCAGGGCCGTTGAGAGCTACCTCTTGGCACACTCTGATGCCTACAACTAA